A genomic stretch from Candidatus Hydrogenisulfobacillus filiaventi includes:
- the gyrA gene encoding DNA gyrase (subunit A) (Evidence 2a : Function from experimental evidences in other organisms; PubMedId : 12682299, 12767818, 17320901, 27557712, 30457554; Product type e : enzyme) — protein sequence MADAGRVLPVDIQEEMRRSYIDYAMSVIVGRALPDVRDGLKPVHRRILYAMHEIGNLPTQPYKKSARIVGEVLGRYHPHGDVAVYDAMVRMAQDFSIRYPLVDGHGNFGSLDGDAPAAMRYTEVRLSRLAMEMLADLDKETVDFVPNFDESLQEPLVLPAKVPNLLINGSAGIAVGMATNIPPHNLGEVVDALVYLIEHPDAGFEELWERLPGPDFPTGGQILGRDGIRAAYTTGRGILTIRGQATVEETRQGRQQIVITEIPYQVNKARLVEKIAELVRERRIEGIADLRDESDRHGVRVVIDLKRDAVPKVILNQIYKYTPMEQTFGIILLALKGGRPLVLTLREMLEAFLDHRKEVVVRRTRFELRKAEARAHILEGLRIALQFLDEVIALIRAAASVEAARTGLMERFGLTEVQATAILEMRLQRLTALEREKIEAEYQDLLTQISRLKAILADERLVYDLIKQELLDLKQRFGDARRTKIGPKAAELTDEDLIPEEDMVVTVTHRGYIKRTAVSTYRAQRRGGRGVTGSQLREDDFITQLFVASTHTYLCFFTNRGRIYRLKVHEIPEAGRQAKGTAIVNLLALEGGERITAVQTLAADGEGGYWLFATRRGVVKRTPLTEYDSWRGGGIIAIDLDPQDELIGVSRTDGSSEVILGTRDGQVIRFAEEEVRPMGRTARGVTGIRLRGEDEVVSLAAIHDHPQLLIISRRGFGKRTPVDQFRRTARGGMGVQGLRVTAKTGGIAGIAAVSGPEEFMVVSSDGTLIRLAVASVSEQGRSTQGVTLMRLEEGQEVAAVAVLVPEEGHDQGL from the coding sequence GTGGCGGACGCGGGACGGGTGCTGCCGGTCGATATCCAGGAGGAGATGCGCCGCTCCTATATCGACTATGCCATGAGCGTGATTGTAGGCCGGGCGTTGCCGGACGTGCGCGACGGCCTGAAGCCGGTGCACCGGCGCATTCTTTATGCCATGCACGAGATCGGCAACCTCCCCACGCAGCCGTACAAGAAATCGGCGCGTATCGTGGGGGAGGTGCTGGGCCGTTACCACCCGCATGGGGACGTTGCCGTCTACGATGCCATGGTACGCATGGCCCAGGATTTTTCCATCCGCTATCCGCTGGTGGACGGCCACGGCAACTTCGGTTCCCTGGACGGTGATGCCCCTGCCGCCATGCGCTATACCGAGGTGCGCCTCTCGCGCCTGGCGATGGAGATGCTGGCCGACCTGGACAAGGAGACGGTAGATTTCGTCCCCAACTTTGACGAGTCGCTGCAGGAACCTCTGGTCCTGCCGGCCAAGGTACCCAACCTGCTCATCAACGGTTCCGCCGGCATTGCGGTGGGCATGGCCACCAACATCCCTCCCCATAATCTAGGCGAGGTGGTGGATGCCCTCGTCTACCTGATTGAGCATCCGGACGCAGGCTTTGAGGAGCTGTGGGAACGCCTGCCGGGACCCGATTTTCCGACCGGCGGGCAGATCCTGGGCCGGGACGGCATCCGCGCTGCGTATACCACCGGCCGCGGCATCCTGACCATCCGTGGGCAGGCCACGGTGGAGGAGACGCGACAAGGGCGGCAGCAGATCGTCATCACGGAGATCCCCTATCAGGTCAACAAGGCCCGGCTGGTGGAGAAGATCGCCGAACTGGTGCGGGAGCGGCGCATTGAGGGGATCGCCGACCTTCGGGACGAGTCGGACCGGCACGGGGTGCGGGTGGTTATTGACCTCAAACGGGACGCGGTACCCAAGGTCATCCTGAACCAGATCTACAAGTACACCCCCATGGAGCAGACCTTCGGTATCATCCTGCTGGCCCTCAAAGGCGGCCGGCCGCTGGTGCTTACCCTGCGCGAAATGCTGGAGGCCTTCCTGGACCATCGCAAGGAGGTGGTGGTGCGCCGGACCCGGTTCGAGCTGCGCAAGGCCGAGGCCCGGGCGCACATCCTGGAAGGCCTGCGGATTGCCTTGCAGTTCCTGGATGAGGTGATCGCCCTCATCCGGGCGGCGGCGTCGGTGGAGGCCGCCCGTACGGGCCTGATGGAACGCTTCGGCCTCACCGAGGTGCAGGCCACCGCTATCCTGGAGATGCGGCTGCAGCGGCTGACGGCGCTGGAGCGCGAAAAAATCGAGGCCGAGTACCAGGACCTCCTGACCCAGATCAGCCGGCTCAAGGCCATCCTGGCCGATGAACGGCTGGTCTACGACCTCATCAAGCAGGAACTGCTGGACCTGAAACAGCGGTTCGGGGACGCCCGGCGGACCAAAATCGGGCCCAAGGCCGCGGAACTCACCGACGAGGACCTGATTCCTGAAGAGGACATGGTGGTGACCGTTACCCATCGCGGCTACATCAAGCGCACGGCGGTCAGCACCTACCGGGCCCAGCGCCGGGGAGGGCGGGGGGTCACCGGCAGCCAGCTGCGGGAGGACGACTTCATCACCCAGCTGTTCGTGGCCTCCACCCACACCTATCTGTGCTTCTTCACCAACCGGGGGCGCATCTACCGGCTTAAGGTCCATGAGATCCCGGAGGCGGGCCGGCAGGCCAAAGGGACGGCCATCGTTAACCTCCTGGCCCTGGAAGGGGGGGAGCGCATCACGGCCGTGCAAACCTTGGCCGCGGACGGGGAGGGCGGCTACTGGCTGTTCGCCACCCGGCGGGGAGTGGTGAAACGGACGCCCCTGACCGAATACGACAGTTGGCGCGGTGGCGGCATCATCGCCATCGACCTCGACCCCCAGGACGAGTTAATCGGGGTGAGCCGCACCGACGGGTCCAGCGAGGTCATCCTGGGCACCCGCGACGGGCAGGTCATCCGGTTTGCGGAAGAGGAGGTGCGGCCTATGGGCCGCACAGCCCGCGGGGTGACCGGCATCCGTCTGCGGGGGGAGGACGAGGTGGTATCCCTGGCCGCCATCCATGACCATCCCCAGCTGCTCATCATCAGCCGGCGCGGCTTCGGTAAACGCACCCCTGTCGACCAGTTCCGGCGCACAGCCCGCGGGGGCATGGGGGTCCAGGGTCTGCGGGTCACCGCCAAGACCGGCGGCATCGCCGGCATTGCAGCCGTGTCGGGCCCGGAGGAGTTCATGGTGGTCTCTTCGGATGGTACCCTCATCCGGCTGGCGGTTGCGTCGGTGTCCGAGCAGGGCCGGAGCACCCAGGGTGTGACCCTCATGCGCCTGGAGGAGGGCCAGGAGGTGGCGGCGGTGGCGGTGCTGGTGCCGGAGGAGGGCCACGACCAGGGGCTGTAA
- the pdxS gene encoding glutamine amidotransferase for pyridoxal phosphate synthesis; pyridoxal 5'-phosphate synthase complex, synthase subunit (Evidence 2a : Function from experimental evidences in other organisms; PubMedId : 14762015, 15771487, 15911615, 16157873, 17144654; Product type e : enzyme) produces the protein MTERQEGTYGVKAGLAEMLKGGVIMDVTTPEQAEIAEKAGAVAVMALERVPADIRAAGGVARMADPAVVKRIMQAVSIPVMAKVRIGHFAEAQVLEALEVDYIDESEVLTPADEQYHIDKWAFKVPFVCGARDLGEALRRIAEGAAMIRTKGEPGTGNVVEAVRHLRTVNAQIRRVVSTPADELPDLAKELGAPLDLVRRVKELGRLPVVNFSAGGIATPADAALMMQLGADGIFVGSGIFKSKNPEAYARAIVRATLHYKDPKIVAEVSEGIGEPMPGLEMATLGAADRMQERGY, from the coding sequence ATGACTGAGCGGCAGGAAGGCACCTATGGGGTCAAGGCCGGCTTGGCGGAGATGCTGAAGGGCGGCGTCATCATGGACGTCACCACCCCGGAGCAGGCCGAGATCGCGGAAAAGGCGGGCGCAGTGGCGGTCATGGCCCTGGAGCGGGTGCCGGCCGATATCCGTGCCGCCGGCGGGGTGGCCCGTATGGCCGACCCGGCGGTGGTCAAGCGCATCATGCAGGCTGTCTCCATCCCCGTCATGGCCAAGGTGCGGATCGGCCATTTTGCCGAAGCGCAGGTGCTGGAGGCGCTTGAGGTCGACTACATCGATGAGAGCGAAGTCCTGACTCCGGCTGATGAGCAGTATCACATCGACAAATGGGCCTTCAAGGTCCCCTTCGTCTGCGGCGCCCGGGACCTGGGCGAGGCGTTGCGGCGCATTGCGGAAGGGGCCGCAATGATCCGCACCAAAGGGGAACCCGGCACCGGCAATGTGGTGGAGGCGGTACGCCATTTGCGCACCGTCAATGCCCAAATCCGGCGGGTGGTCTCCACCCCGGCTGATGAGCTGCCGGACCTGGCTAAGGAACTGGGTGCGCCCCTGGACCTGGTGCGGCGGGTGAAGGAGTTGGGCCGGCTGCCGGTGGTCAACTTCAGCGCCGGCGGGATCGCAACCCCGGCGGACGCCGCGCTCATGATGCAGCTGGGGGCGGACGGGATCTTTGTGGGTTCCGGCATCTTCAAGTCCAAAAATCCCGAAGCCTATGCACGGGCCATCGTGCGGGCCACCCTCCACTACAAGGATCCCAAGATCGTGGCTGAGGTCTCCGAGGGAATCGGGGAGCCCATGCCCGGCCTGGAGATGGCCACCCTGGGGGCGGCTGACCGGATGCAGGAGCGTGGCTATTAA
- the pdxT gene encoding glutamine amidotransferase for pyridoxal phosphate synthesis; pyridoxal 5'-phosphate synthase complex, glutamine amidotransferase subunit PdxT (Evidence 2a : Function from experimental evidences in other organisms; PubMedId : 14585832, 14762015, 15771487, 17144654, 18271580, 26735940; Product type e : enzyme), whose product MTAYQEPVRVGVLAIQGDVREHLHHLERAGARPQEVRTPADLDGLAGLIIPGGESTTIGMLMEEAGLTQAVRERVEREGFPVYGTCAGLILLARRVVGGPSPARIGVMDLTADRNAYGRQVASFEVRLPIPVLGPELFPAVFIRAPRITAVGPGVQVLATLDGEPVMAESGGLLVSAFHPEMSDDLRIHRYFLEKVRAFAARAGAATGGP is encoded by the coding sequence ATGACCGCCTACCAGGAACCGGTGCGCGTCGGGGTGCTGGCCATTCAGGGGGACGTCCGGGAACACCTGCACCACCTGGAACGGGCGGGGGCCCGCCCCCAGGAAGTCCGGACGCCTGCCGACCTGGACGGGCTGGCCGGGCTGATCATCCCGGGCGGGGAGAGCACCACCATCGGCATGCTGATGGAGGAAGCGGGACTCACCCAGGCGGTGCGGGAACGGGTGGAACGGGAAGGGTTCCCGGTGTACGGGACCTGCGCGGGGCTGATCCTGCTGGCCCGTAGGGTGGTGGGAGGGCCTTCGCCGGCCCGTATCGGAGTGATGGACCTCACGGCCGACCGGAACGCCTATGGCCGGCAGGTGGCATCGTTTGAGGTCCGCCTGCCGATTCCGGTGCTGGGGCCGGAGTTATTCCCGGCCGTTTTCATCCGGGCGCCCCGCATTACCGCCGTGGGCCCGGGGGTGCAGGTGCTGGCCACGTTGGATGGTGAGCCGGTCATGGCGGAATCCGGGGGGCTGTTGGTCTCGGCCTTCCATCCTGAGATGAGCGACGACCTGCGCATTCATCGTTATTTCCTGGAGAAGGTGCGGGCCTTCGCGGCCCGGGCCGGGGCCGCCACCGGCGGCCCGTGA
- the serS gene encoding seryl-tRNA synthetase (Evidence 2a : Function from experimental evidences in other organisms; PubMedId : 10546897, 12682299, 14732487; Product type e : enzyme), whose product MLDLRRIRQDPETVARLLAKKHVAVDLEAVLELDRRARAIRRELEELQARRNRGSEAVARLKREQRDAEELIRQVRADGERIDALEAELEPLEAELRARLLEIPNVPDPDVPEGEDAGSNVEVRRWGEPPSFAFAARPHWDLGEALGIMDFERAHKISGSRFSVLAGDGARLSRALINFMLDHAREAGYREMAVPYLVNRDSMIGTGQFPKFEEDVYRVVPHEYYLISTAEIPLTNLHREEILEEAELPIKLVGYTACFRAEAGAAGRDTRGLIRQHQFDKVELVQLVRPEASPAALEEMVTTAQGVLEALGLPYRTVLLCGGDMGFGQARTYDLEVWMPSYGRYVEISSCSNMTDFQARRAGIRYRPQGSKRTEYVHTLNGSALAVGRTLAALVENLQTEDGQVRVPEVLVPYLGGQTLVGRP is encoded by the coding sequence GTGTTGGATCTGCGACGTATCCGTCAGGACCCGGAGACCGTGGCCCGCCTGCTGGCCAAGAAGCATGTGGCCGTGGATCTGGAGGCGGTACTGGAGCTGGATCGGCGCGCCCGGGCCATCCGGCGGGAGCTGGAGGAGCTGCAGGCGCGGCGCAACCGCGGTAGCGAAGCGGTGGCCCGGTTGAAGCGGGAACAGCGGGATGCGGAGGAGCTCATCCGGCAGGTGCGGGCGGACGGCGAACGGATTGACGCCCTGGAGGCCGAGCTGGAGCCGTTAGAGGCGGAGCTGCGGGCACGGCTGCTGGAGATTCCCAACGTGCCCGATCCCGACGTTCCGGAGGGGGAGGACGCCGGCAGCAACGTGGAGGTCCGCCGCTGGGGGGAGCCCCCCAGCTTTGCCTTTGCCGCCCGCCCCCACTGGGACCTGGGGGAAGCCCTGGGCATCATGGATTTCGAGCGGGCGCACAAGATTTCCGGATCGCGCTTCAGCGTGCTGGCCGGGGACGGTGCCCGCCTGTCCCGGGCCCTGATCAACTTCATGCTGGACCATGCCCGGGAGGCCGGGTACCGCGAAATGGCGGTACCCTACCTGGTCAACCGGGATTCCATGATCGGTACCGGACAGTTTCCCAAGTTTGAGGAGGATGTCTACCGCGTCGTCCCGCACGAGTATTACCTGATCTCCACCGCCGAAATTCCCCTGACCAACCTGCACCGGGAGGAGATCCTGGAGGAGGCCGAGCTGCCCATCAAACTGGTCGGGTACACGGCGTGTTTCCGCGCCGAGGCGGGCGCGGCCGGCCGCGACACCCGCGGCCTCATCCGGCAGCACCAGTTTGACAAGGTGGAACTGGTGCAGCTAGTCCGGCCGGAGGCGTCGCCGGCGGCCCTCGAGGAGATGGTGACCACCGCCCAGGGGGTCCTGGAGGCCCTGGGGCTGCCCTACCGGACGGTGCTGCTGTGCGGCGGTGATATGGGGTTCGGACAGGCCCGTACCTACGACCTTGAGGTGTGGATGCCGTCCTACGGGCGCTATGTGGAGATCAGCTCCTGTTCCAACATGACCGACTTCCAAGCCCGCCGGGCCGGCATCCGCTACCGCCCCCAGGGGTCCAAACGCACCGAATACGTGCACACCCTGAATGGCAGTGCCCTGGCGGTGGGGCGGACGCTGGCGGCCCTGGTGGAGAATCTGCAGACGGAGGACGGGCAGGTGCGGGTGCCGGAGGTGCTGGTCCCGTATCTGGGCGGACAGACCCTGGTCGGCCGGCCCTGA
- a CDS encoding Carboxymuconolactone decarboxylase family protein, producing the protein MPADYLPPVYQALRTRYPAVLEAWDRVAAATHSAGPLTPREAHLVQLGIAIGARSPGGVRSHARRALAEGIEADALLQAALLALTTSGITATTAAFGWIQEVLKEAEAGT; encoded by the coding sequence ATGCCGGCCGACTATTTACCGCCTGTCTATCAGGCGTTGCGTACCCGGTATCCCGCGGTGCTCGAAGCCTGGGACCGGGTGGCGGCCGCTACCCATAGCGCCGGGCCGCTGACGCCCCGGGAAGCCCATCTGGTGCAGTTGGGCATCGCCATCGGCGCCCGCTCCCCGGGCGGCGTCCGGTCGCATGCCCGCCGCGCGCTGGCCGAAGGCATCGAGGCGGACGCCCTGCTGCAGGCGGCGCTGCTGGCCTTGACCACCAGCGGCATCACCGCTACCACCGCGGCCTTCGGGTGGATCCAGGAAGTGCTGAAGGAAGCGGAGGCAGGGACATAA
- a CDS encoding conserved membrane protein of unknown function (Evidence 4 : Unknown function but conserved in other organisms) produces MSNMIMYNKKSGRRPRWGRDGNGMAGILGITLALYGALMTWLGARARRRTGTAGYFDGRHALGGGAVFGLVTALWTSSAVAVELDTAYRSGWGAAWFGGSVALMSVAVTFWFPVIRRYGYLTNSDLIGRGFGTAARRLAGGVIALTFPVFALSNALVAAVFLHVALGWPLGLGLAGVTALVLLYVQFAGLTSLAATQAVNLGLMLAGLAAALWQAVHSPLPVHPLPAAVRGWQGVPAATVLVWLTMNLLNGLAAQAELQALAAARRPAEARCAVVASSLLLLGIVVASAWLGILVRQHWLPGPGGGLGAFARVMLTGSPWWVQVLVAAGVWALALTWCAPLLFSGAVSLGRDVVRPAEAVRWTRWALVAEGVLLVGFGLLRPGDLAWWRVFGLTLRNAAVVTPTVAFLLWPDLPRRWVLAAMTAAVGMGLGLNLVQGFSAGATALSPMWPAAATGLGVLNLGRLWTDGRRLEGAVTGLLTAAAAWGALPAARALDAVPLAGPVVLLVPALVTGGLWAFRRAVLAQPLAVWEED; encoded by the coding sequence ATGAGTAACATGATCATGTATAACAAAAAGAGCGGGCGCCGGCCGCGGTGGGGAAGGGACGGGAACGGCATGGCGGGAATCCTCGGCATCACATTGGCCCTGTACGGGGCCCTCATGACCTGGTTGGGCGCCCGGGCGCGGCGCCGCACCGGAACGGCAGGCTACTTTGACGGCCGGCATGCCCTGGGAGGCGGGGCGGTATTCGGCCTGGTGACCGCGCTCTGGACCTCCTCGGCGGTGGCGGTGGAACTGGATACCGCCTATCGCAGCGGCTGGGGGGCTGCCTGGTTCGGGGGATCGGTCGCCCTGATGTCGGTCGCAGTCACCTTCTGGTTCCCGGTGATCCGGCGGTACGGCTATCTGACGAACAGCGACCTTATCGGCCGCGGCTTCGGGACGGCGGCCCGCCGCCTGGCCGGCGGGGTCATCGCCCTGACCTTTCCCGTCTTTGCCCTCTCCAATGCCCTGGTTGCGGCCGTCTTCCTGCATGTAGCCCTCGGTTGGCCCCTGGGGCTGGGCCTGGCGGGGGTAACGGCGCTGGTGCTGCTCTATGTCCAGTTTGCAGGGTTGACCTCCCTGGCTGCTACCCAAGCCGTCAACCTGGGTCTCATGCTGGCGGGCCTGGCGGCCGCCCTGTGGCAGGCGGTGCATTCCCCCCTGCCGGTCCATCCCCTGCCGGCAGCCGTCCGCGGCTGGCAGGGCGTGCCGGCGGCGACCGTCCTGGTGTGGCTGACCATGAACCTGTTAAACGGTCTGGCCGCCCAGGCCGAACTGCAGGCGCTGGCCGCCGCCCGTCGCCCGGCCGAGGCCCGCTGCGCGGTGGTCGCCTCCTCCCTGTTGTTGTTGGGCATTGTGGTCGCCAGCGCCTGGCTGGGCATTTTGGTCCGGCAGCACTGGCTGCCGGGGCCGGGGGGCGGACTGGGGGCCTTCGCCCGGGTCATGCTGACCGGCAGCCCCTGGTGGGTGCAGGTGCTGGTGGCAGCTGGGGTCTGGGCACTGGCGCTCACCTGGTGCGCGCCCCTTCTCTTCTCAGGGGCGGTCAGCCTGGGCCGGGATGTGGTGCGCCCGGCAGAGGCGGTGCGATGGACACGCTGGGCGTTGGTGGCGGAGGGAGTGCTGCTGGTGGGATTCGGGCTGCTACGGCCCGGCGACCTGGCCTGGTGGCGGGTGTTCGGGCTTACCCTGCGCAACGCGGCAGTGGTCACCCCTACTGTGGCCTTCCTGCTTTGGCCCGACCTGCCCCGGCGGTGGGTGCTGGCGGCGATGACCGCCGCAGTCGGGATGGGTTTGGGGCTGAACCTGGTGCAGGGCTTCAGTGCCGGGGCCACCGCCCTCAGTCCGATGTGGCCGGCGGCCGCCACCGGGCTGGGGGTGCTCAACCTGGGCCGGCTGTGGACGGACGGCCGCCGCCTGGAGGGGGCGGTCACCGGCCTGCTGACCGCAGCGGCAGCCTGGGGGGCCCTGCCGGCGGCGCGGGCACTGGATGCGGTCCCGCTGGCCGGGCCGGTGGTCCTGCTGGTCCCGGCCCTGGTGACGGGCGGCTTATGGGCGTTCCGGCGCGCGGTGTTGGCGCAGCCGCTGGCCGTCTGGGAGGAGGATTAG
- a CDS encoding Iron-sulfur cluster regulator IscR, giving the protein MWQLTTAVKTGLRMMVRLAQEPAGRPLSAAGLARELGVSPPYLEQLSLPLRRAALVRSVRGTRGGFVLARPAEAITVGEIVAAFEGPGPVCGCREPDCRDCLHPEFWQALESCWEWELGGVTLARFAQAAPLEPTHASTVPVWPLWEQGAGI; this is encoded by the coding sequence GTGTGGCAGCTGACAACGGCGGTGAAGACAGGCCTCCGGATGATGGTGCGCCTGGCTCAGGAGCCGGCCGGCCGGCCCTTATCGGCCGCGGGGCTGGCCCGGGAATTGGGGGTTTCCCCACCCTACCTGGAGCAGCTAAGCCTGCCCTTGCGGCGGGCGGCCCTGGTGCGGAGCGTGCGGGGGACCCGGGGGGGCTTTGTGCTGGCGCGTCCCGCCGAGGCGATTACGGTGGGGGAGATCGTGGCGGCCTTTGAAGGGCCGGGGCCGGTATGTGGCTGCCGGGAGCCTGACTGCCGGGACTGTCTGCACCCCGAGTTCTGGCAGGCGTTGGAATCGTGCTGGGAGTGGGAACTGGGCGGCGTCACCCTGGCCCGCTTTGCGCAGGCCGCCCCGCTAGAGCCGACCCATGCCTCGACGGTGCCGGTCTGGCCCCTGTGGGAACAGGGGGCCGGCATCTAA
- a CDS encoding protein of unknown function (Evidence 5 : Unknown function), which produces MFAFCRNGHLTLASETLCPECGSTVCAYCPECHERLLPVVRCRYGTPQFVPPEVCPGCGCRTFWATAAH; this is translated from the coding sequence ATGTTTGCCTTTTGCCGCAACGGTCACTTAACCCTGGCCTCCGAGACCTTATGTCCGGAGTGCGGGAGTACCGTCTGCGCCTATTGTCCCGAATGCCACGAACGCCTGCTGCCCGTTGTCCGCTGCCGCTACGGGACGCCGCAGTTCGTGCCGCCGGAGGTCTGCCCCGGCTGCGGCTGCCGCACGTTCTGGGCCACGGCGGCCCACTGA
- a CDS encoding conserved membrane protein of unknown function (Evidence 4 : Unknown function but conserved in other organisms) — protein MFDQAFALTRAALRQGAVWSVAVWSLVFFLLFLLVMTLTMGAAAAVPLLHPFSLHPRPFFPMYPPNPLRVVSAMFLILLLAVAAGPFWMAGAYGTLADAVLGTPLDWSSFWSNARRQYGRAWGAILYSVLFTVAVLIVALVLGVVLHVVGAILTGLLVLAALALPVRMVGGLFLRGLAWGEALRETWLPAGYGALWAGLVAYGVLAFLAMLVLSGIAAFLPILGPVLVLVADAALQVIGGVWSLALYQATSRTPVS, from the coding sequence ATGTTCGACCAGGCCTTTGCCCTCACCCGTGCCGCCCTGCGGCAGGGCGCAGTCTGGAGCGTAGCCGTATGGTCGCTGGTGTTCTTCCTTCTGTTTCTGCTGGTGATGACCCTGACCATGGGCGCCGCTGCAGCGGTGCCGTTGCTGCATCCCTTCAGCCTTCATCCCCGTCCCTTCTTCCCTATGTACCCCCCTAACCCCTTGCGGGTGGTATCCGCCATGTTCCTGATCCTGCTGCTGGCGGTGGCAGCCGGCCCCTTCTGGATGGCCGGCGCCTACGGCACCCTGGCCGACGCGGTGCTCGGCACCCCTCTCGACTGGTCCAGCTTCTGGAGTAACGCCCGCCGGCAGTACGGGCGGGCCTGGGGTGCCATCCTGTATTCTGTCCTGTTTACGGTCGCAGTTTTGATCGTCGCCCTGGTGCTGGGCGTGGTCCTGCATGTGGTCGGGGCCATCCTCACCGGGTTGCTGGTTCTGGCAGCCCTGGCGCTGCCGGTGCGGATGGTGGGCGGCCTGTTTCTGCGCGGCCTGGCCTGGGGGGAGGCCCTGCGTGAAACCTGGCTCCCGGCCGGTTACGGTGCGCTCTGGGCGGGGCTGGTCGCCTATGGGGTCCTGGCCTTCCTGGCCATGTTGGTCCTGTCCGGGATAGCCGCTTTCCTCCCCATCCTGGGTCCGGTGCTTGTCCTGGTGGCAGATGCTGCCCTGCAGGTGATCGGCGGGGTATGGAGCCTGGCCCTTTACCAGGCCACCAGCCGCACCCCCGTATCCTGA
- a CDS encoding conserved membrane protein of unknown function (Evidence 4 : Unknown function but conserved in other organisms): MDREARAFWKQRRREMLRRERRQRGLGGGTRITWGLIGLLAAGWLLETVAPGIPVFLAAAGGPVVRLLLAWWLPGGLLGLVFAGAFVWLIGSQLEAVLPAWQYLLLFILPGLAGALVTSIAGGFAGGLAPFGLAGGYVALLRRISPEGAAQWALGLLLINVLLTGLNWPVLAAMAVTFGAGYGLARLWEN, encoded by the coding sequence ATGGACCGGGAGGCGCGGGCATTCTGGAAACAGCGCCGGCGGGAAATGCTGCGGCGCGAGCGGCGGCAGCGGGGCTTGGGCGGGGGGACCAGGATCACCTGGGGTCTGATCGGCCTGCTGGCGGCGGGATGGCTGCTGGAAACGGTGGCGCCCGGGATACCGGTTTTCCTGGCCGCGGCCGGGGGACCGGTGGTGCGGCTGCTGCTGGCCTGGTGGCTCCCGGGCGGGCTTTTGGGACTGGTGTTCGCGGGCGCATTCGTCTGGTTGATCGGCTCCCAGCTGGAGGCGGTCCTGCCCGCCTGGCAGTACCTGCTGCTTTTCATCCTCCCCGGTCTGGCGGGGGCGCTGGTGACCTCCATCGCGGGCGGGTTTGCCGGGGGCTTGGCCCCGTTCGGGCTGGCCGGGGGTTACGTGGCCCTGCTGCGCCGCATCTCCCCGGAAGGGGCGGCGCAATGGGCGCTGGGACTGCTCTTGATCAACGTCCTGCTGACCGGCCTGAACTGGCCGGTCCTGGCGGCGATGGCGGTGACCTTCGGAGCTGGATATGGGCTAGCCCGGCTGTGGGAAAACTAG
- a CDS encoding protein of unknown function (Evidence 5 : Unknown function): protein MSCHKPAPIPASSTVPAAHHQRRVRGGAGGRPVPRGRGFMRATPSGRTTPRARRHLLVRPVLDPIVCILQDCYQTAAKGA, encoded by the coding sequence GTGAGCTGCCACAAGCCGGCCCCTATCCCGGCTAGCAGTACTGTACCAGCCGCCCACCACCAGCGCCGAGTTCGGGGGGGCGCCGGGGGAAGGCCGGTGCCAAGGGGCAGAGGATTCATGCGGGCGACTCCTTCCGGCCGGACTACCCCGCGGGCGCGCCGCCACCTGCTGGTCCGGCCGGTGCTCGATCCTATCGTTTGCATATTACAAGATTGTTACCAAACGGCCGCTAAGGGCGCCTAG